One genomic region from Corvus hawaiiensis isolate bCorHaw1 chromosome 28, bCorHaw1.pri.cur, whole genome shotgun sequence encodes:
- the CACTIN gene encoding cactin, translating to MGSGSRSPARGGRSERERDRERERERDRDRERDRDRDRDRDRDRDRDRDRGRSRSGSRGRRHRSRSKSRSRGRRREPSSGSDSGDERQKWKKKKRSSSRDRHRKDRRKQRSRSRGRSSGSSPERGRDRAARSRERRRRRDGSKSSVSSVSSPSPPRPRGREEPGQQLSLQERLRLREEKKKQAALLKALETPEEKRARRLAKKEAKERKKREKMGWGEEYMGYTNTDNPFGDNNLLGTFIWSKALEKKGISHLDEKDLKERNKRIQEDNRLELQKVKQLRLEREREKAMREQELEMLQREKEAEHFKTWEEQEDNFHLQQAKLRSKIRIRDGRAKPIDLLAKYISAEDDDLAVEMHEPYTFLNGLTVSDMEDLVEDIQVYMELEQGKNVDFWRDMTIITEDEIAKLRKLEASGKGGPGERRDGVNASVSSDVQSVFKGKTYNQLQALYQGIESKIRAGGPNLDIGYWESLLQQLKAYMARARLRERHQDVLRQKLYKLKQEQGVESEPLFPIIKREPASPSDRLDPEESLEAQPGPSSEPEAEQDTEAKGEAEGEAVLMEEDLIQQSLDDYDAGKYSPRLLGPNELPFDAHVLEAEEDTHRLLLLRQQLQVTGDASESTDDIFFRKAKEGMGADEAQFSVEMPLTGKAYLWADKYRPRKPRFFNRVHTGFEWNKYNQTHYDFDNPPPKIVQGYKFNIFYPDLIDKRSTPEYFLEACQDNKDFAILRFHAGPPYEDIAFKIVNREWEYSHRHGFRCQFANGIFQLWFHFKRYRYRR from the exons ATGGGCTCCGGGTCGcgcagcccggcccggggcggccGCTCGGAGCGGGAGAGGGACCGGGAaagggagcgggagcgggaccgggatcgggagcgggaccgggaccgggatcgggatcgggaccgggatcgggatcgggatcgggatcgggggcGCTCGCGGTCCGGGAGCCGCGGGCGGCGGCACCGCAGCCGGAGCAAGAGCCGGAGTCGGGGCCGACGCCGGGAGCCGAGCTCGgg CTCGGACTCTGGCGATGAgagacagaaatggaaaaagaaaaaaaggagcagcagcCGCGATCGGCACCGTAAGGACCGGAGGAAACAGCGCTCACGGTCCCGGGGCCGCTCCTCCGGCTCCAGCCCGGAGCGCGGGCGGGACAGGGCAGCGCGCAGCCGGGAGCGGCGCCGCCGGAGGGATGGATCCAAGTCTTCCGTGTCCTCCGtcagctccccctccccgccacggccccggggccgggaggagccggggcagcagctgagcctgcaggagcggctgaggctgagggaggagaagaagaagcaggCGGCTCTGCTGAAGGCCTTGGAGACGCCCGAGGAGAAGCGAGCACGGAGGTTGGCCAAGAAGGAGGccaaggagaggaagaagcGGGAGAAGATGGGCTGGGGTGAGGAGTACATGGGCTACACCAACACCGACAACCCCTTCGGGGACAACAACCTGCTGGGCACATTCATCTGGAGCAAG gcactggaaaagaaagggatCAGCCATCTGGATGAGAAGGACCTGAAGGAGAGGAACAAGCGAATCCAGGAGGACAATcgcctggagctgcagaag GTGAAGCAGCTGCGCCTGGAGCGGGAGCGGGAAAAAGCCATgcgggagcaggagctggagatgctgcagcGGGAGAAAGAGGCAGAGCACTTCAAAacctgggaggagcaggaagacaACTTCCACCTGCAGCAGGCCAAGCTGCG GTCTAAGATCCGGATTCGGGATGGGAGGGCGAAACCCATTGATCTTCTGGCCAAGTACATCAGTGCAGAGGACGATGACCTGGCCGTGGAGATGCACGAGCCCTACACCTTCCTGAACGGCTTGACTGTCTCTGACATGGAGGACCTAGTGGAGGACATCCAG GTATACATGGAGCTGGAGCAAGGGAAGAATGTGGACTTCTGGAGGGACATGACCATCATCACAGAGGATGAGATAGCCAAGCTTCGCAAGCTGGAGGCCTCTGGGAAAGGAGGACCAG GGGAGCGTCGGGACGGCGTCAACGCCTCGGTCAGCTCAGATGTGCAGTCCGTGTTCAAGGGGAAGACGTACAACCAGCTGCAAGCTCTGTACCAGGGCATCGAGAGCAAGATCCGGGCGGGAGGGCCCAACCTGGACATCGGGTACTGGGAgagcctcctgcagcagctgaaggctTACATGGCTCGGGCCAG gTTGCGGGAGCGGCACCAGGACGTGCTGCGTCAGAAGCTGTACAAGCTGAAGCAGGAGCAGGGTGTGGAGAGTGAGCCACTCTTCCCCATCATCAAGCGGGAGCCGGCCTCCCCCAGTGACAG GCTGGATCCCGAGGAGAGCCTtgaggcacagccagggccaTCCTCAGagccagaggcagagcaggacacGGAGGCcaagggagaggcagagggggAGGCCGTGCTGATGGAGGAGGATCTGatccagcagagcctggatgACTACGACGCGGGCAAGTACAGCCCCCGGCTGCTGGGCCCCAACGAGCTGCCCTTCGACGCCCACGTGCTGGAGGCTGAGGAGGACACGCACCGGCTGCTGCTCCTgcgccagcagctccaggtgacAG GTGATGCTTCCGAGAGCACCGACGACATCTTCTTCCGTAAGGCCAAGGAGGGCATGGGCGCGGACGAGGCGCAGTTCAGCGTGGAGATGCCGCTCACGGGCAAGGCCTATCTGTGGGCTGACAAGTACCGGCCACGCAAGCCCCGCTTCTTCAACCGTGTGCACACGGGCTTCGAGTGGAACAAGTACAACCAGACCCACTATGACTTCgacaaccccccccccaagaTCGTGCAGGGCTACAAGTTCAACATCTTCTACCCTGACCTCATCGACAAGCGCTCGACGCCCGAGTACTTCCTGGAGGCCTGCCAGGACAACAAGGACTTTGCCATCCTGCGCTTCCATGCCGGGCCACCCTACGAGGACATAGCCTTCAAGATTGTCAACAGGGAGTGGGAGTATTCCCACCGCCACGGCTTCCGCTGCCAGTTTGCCAACGGCATCTTCCAGCTCTGGTTCCACTTCAAGCGTTACCGTTACCGCCGGTGA
- the TBXA2R gene encoding thromboxane A2 receptor, whose protein sequence is MEPPNSSTAGQADSCFGVFNASDGRASAQNSIASPWFSTAFGLIGLCSNLFALCVLVSSSRKLSSQARSSFLIFLCGLVVTDFMGLLVTASVIIPYHFTKFSWAEVDPGCHLCNFLGFSMVFFGQCPLLLGATMAGERFLGINRPFSRSTSLSKRRAWAIVGLVWGFSCSLGLLPVLGLGRYTLQFPGSWCFLTLLPDTGDVVFCLLFALLGILSVLLSFVLNTVSVVTLCRVYHDRESVQRRRDSEVEMMVQLVGIMIIATICWMPLLIFIVQVVLQHLPGQAQVLPSDTQEMLLIYIRMVTWNQILDPWVYILFRRAVLQRVYPRLHPRPSIISLTPSLPRKLTAGSVLQ, encoded by the exons ATGGAGCCCCCCAACAGCAGCACGGCCGGGCAGGCGGACTCGTGCTTTGGGGTGTTCAATGCCAGCGATGGCCGCGCCAGTGCACAGAACAGCATCGCCTCGCCCTGGTTCTCCACGGCCTTCGGCCTCATCGGCCTCTGTTCCAACCTCTTTGCCCTTTGCGTCCTGGTCAGCTCCTCCCGCAAGCTCTCCAGCCAGGCCCGCTCCTCCTTTCTCATCTTCCTCTGTGGGCTCGTGGTCACAGACTTCATGGGACTGCTGGTGACGGCCTCAGTCATCATCCCCTACCACTTCACCAAGTTCTCCTGGGCCGAGGTGGACCCTGGCTGCCACCTCTGCAACTTCCTCGGCTTCTCCATGGTCTTCTTCGGGCAGTgcccgctgctgctgggggcCACCATGGCCGGGGAGCGGTTCTTGGGCATCAACCGCCCCTTCTCGCGCTCCACCAGCCTCTCCAAGCGCCGCGCCTGGGCCATCGtggggctggtgtggggctTCTCCTGCTCACTGGGACTGCTGCCGGTGTTGGGGCTGGGCCGGTACACGCTGCAGTTCCCTGGTTCCTGGTGCTTCCTCACCCTCCTGCCTGACACCGGCGACGTCGTCTTCTGCCTGCTCTTCGCGCTGCTGGGCATCCTCTCCGTGCTGCTCTCCTTTGTCCTCAACACCGTCAGCGTGGTCACACTCTGCCGTGTCTACCACGATCGCGAGTCGGTGCAGCGGCGCCGCGACAGCGAGGTGGAGATGATGGTGCAGCTCGTGGGCATCATGATTATCGCCACCATCTGCTGGATGCCCCTCCTG atCTTCATAGTCCAGGTggtcctgcagcacctgcctgGCCAGGCACAGGTGCTGCCCTCAGACACGCAGGAGATGCTGCTGATCTACATCCGCATGGTCACCTGGAACCAGATCCTGGACCCCTGGGTCTACATCCTGTTCCGCCGGGCCGTGCTGCAGCGCGTGTACCCCCGGCTGCACCCCCGGCCCTCCATCATCTCCCtcaccccctccctgccccgcaaGCTCACCGCTGGCTCCGTCCTGCAGTAG
- the GIPC3 gene encoding PDZ domain-containing protein GIPC3, giving the protein MQRAGRHGRQPPEGGPMENGVGQEPGTPEPPAASPAAPRAPRARPRLVFHTQLAHGSPTGRIEGFTNVKELYAKIAEVFDISPTEILFCTLNTHKVDMQKLLGGQIGLEDFIFAHVRGETKEVEVTKTEDALGLTITDNGAGYAFIKRIKEGSIINRLQTVCVGDSIEAINDHTIVGCRHYEVARMLRELPRAQPFTLRLVQPKKAFDMIGQRTRTSKSPGEGRVASGKETLRLRTQGPAVLEEGPSPTEEEAARQVDDLLESYMGIRDSELASTMVEAAKGSPSVAQLAQGLDSVLGEFAFPQEFVAEVWAAVCHPKGDKE; this is encoded by the exons ATGCAGCGGGCGGGCAGGCACGGCCGGCAGCCCCCCGAGGGCGGCCCCATGGAGAACGGCGTGGGGCAGGAGCCGGggacccccgagccccccgccgccagccccgcggccccccgggctccccgcgcccgccccAGGCTGGTGTTCCACACGCAGCTGGCCCACGGCAGCCCCACGGGGCGCATCGAGGGCTTCACCAACGTCAAGGAGCTCTACGCCAAAATCGCTGAGGTCTTCGACATCTCGCCCACCGAG ATCCTCTTCTGCACGCTCAACACACACAAAGTGGACATGCAGAAGCTGCTGGGGGGACAGATTGGCCTGGAGGATTTCATCTTTGCCCACGTCCGGGGCGAGACCAAGGAGGTGGAGGTGACCAAGACAGAGGACGCGCTTGGCCTCACCATCACAGACAACGGGGCCGGCTACGCCTTCATCAAG AGGATCAAGGAGGGGAGCATCATCAACCGGCTGCAGACAGTGTGTGTGGGGGACAGCATCGAGGCCATCAACGACCACACCATCGTGGGCTGCCGCCACTATGAGGTGGCTCGGATGCTGCGGGAGCTGCCGCGGGCTCAGCCCTTCACCCTCCGCCTGGTCCAGCCCAAAAAGGCCTTCG ACATGATCGGGCAGCGGACACGGACAAGCAAATCCCCAGGTGAAGGCAGAGTGGCCAGTGGGAAGGAAACGCTGCGGCTGCGGACACAGGGCCCGGCCGTGCTGGAGGAGGGG cccagccccaccgAGGAAGAAGCTGCCCGGCAGGTGGACGATCTGCTGGAGAGTTACATGGGCATCCGTGACAGCGAGCTGG CCTCGACGATGGTGGAGGCagccaagggcagccccagcgTGGCCCAGCTTGCCCAAGGGCTGGACTCGGTGCTGGGCGAGTTTGCCTTCCCCCAGGAGTTTGTGGCCGAGGTGTGGGCAGCCGTCTGCCACCCCAAGGGGGATAAGGAGTAG
- the HMG20B gene encoding SWI/SNF-related matrix-associated actin-dependent regulator of chromatin subfamily E member 1-related, producing the protein MAHSTKQPPAALLHATGKAQHGNFLVAIKQEKGESARVGGEKPEEEPVKKRGWPKGKKRKKILPNGPKAPVTGYVRFLNERREQIRTQHPDLPFPEITKMLGAEWSKLQLSEKQRYLDEAEREKQQYMKELREYQQSEAYKMCTEKIQEKKIKKEDVGAVAVNTLLNGHPHKAGECSDTFSTFDVPIFTEEFLDQNKAREAELRRLRKMNTEFEEQNAILQKHTESMNCAKEKLEQELAQEERQTLALQQQLQSVRQALTASFASLPIPGTGETPTLSTLDFYMAKLHSAIESNPLQHEPLVLRVKEILSRIASEHL; encoded by the exons ATGGCCCACAGCACCAAGCAGCCGCCCGCCGCCCTGCT ACATGCCACGGGCAAGGCTCAGCATGGGAACTTCCTGGTGGCCATcaagcaggagaagggagagtCGGCGCGGGTGGGCGGTGAGAAgccagaggaggag CCGGTGAAGAAGAGGGGCTGGCCCAAGggcaagaagaggaagaagatcCTTCCCAACGGCCCCAAAGCCCCCGTGACGGGCTACGTGCGCTTCCTGAACGAGCGGCGCGAGCAGATCCGCACGCAGCATCCCGACCTGCCCTTCCCGGAGATCACTAAGATGCTGGGAGCAGAGTGGAGCAAACTGCAGCTCTCGGAGAAGCAG CGGTACCTGGATGAAGCGGAGCGGGAGAAGCAGCAGTACATGAAGGAGCTGCGGGAATATCAGCAGTCAGAGGCCTACAAAATGTGCACGGAGAAGATCCAGGAGAAAAAGATCAAGAAAG AGGACGTGGGCGCAGTGGCCGTGAACACCCTACTCAACGGACACCCGCACAAG GCTGGCGAGTGCAGTGACACCTTTTCCACCTTCGATGTGCCCATCTTCACTGAGGAGTTCTTGGACCAAAACAAAG CCCGGGAGGCCGAGCTGCGGCGCCTGCGCAAGATGAACACGGAGTTCGAGGAGCAGAACGCCATCCTGCAGAAGCACACGGAGAGCATGAACTGCGCCaaggagaagctggagcaggagctggcgCAGGAGGAGCGGCAGaccctggccctgcagcagcagctgcagtccGTGCGGCAGGCCCTCACTGCCAGCTTCGCCTCCCTGCCCATCCCCG GAACTGGGGAGACGCCCACGCTGAGCACCCTGGACTTCTACATGGCCAAACTGCACAGTGCCATTGAGAGCAACCCCCTGCAGCACGAGCCGCTGGTGCTGCGTGTCAAGGAGATCCTGTCCCGGATCGCCAG TGAACACTTGTGA